The Bifidobacterium eulemuris genome includes a window with the following:
- a CDS encoding ABC transporter permease — protein MRTCKTAFLVIWSHKTVIFLGYLFACSLLMIMLSVGVVHGTLSDGNERADAFQQVTVGVAVIDRDADSGHAFKQGLERALVDNATFHEVSDTTRDMQDALATDQIKLLVIIPQGYTERFVQAAREGSEMPSMDTVTGASSGTAAMAGIQVNGFLDAVRLALASDTDATIDEAIDLVVEQQADLPQVTVRAVSGDGEAERSTATSITAFIVVAGSMVYSMMMVMTLAVGLVVSRFNEPLVRSRLAAAPQSSASIGGGVMVASLVVAVVVWAYHAALLLVVGAVMPGGLDALDPSRIALSLTSMLVLCLTALAFGFMIGQFSLSWNATSGVANVASMVAAFLSGAWVPSSMMPDVVIALAKFTPGWWYVESIYQSFGGRDAVIAGAPDFSGWCASVGVLLLFSLAFASIGLTVGRVRQLNPSAAGPALTQVM, from the coding sequence ATGCGCACCTGTAAAACCGCATTTCTCGTCATTTGGTCGCATAAAACCGTGATCTTCCTCGGCTATCTATTCGCCTGCAGCCTGCTGATGATCATGCTTTCCGTCGGCGTGGTCCACGGCACGTTGAGCGATGGGAACGAGCGCGCCGACGCCTTCCAGCAGGTGACGGTCGGCGTGGCCGTCATCGACCGGGACGCCGATTCGGGACATGCGTTCAAGCAGGGGCTCGAACGCGCGTTGGTTGACAACGCGACCTTCCACGAGGTGAGTGACACCACACGTGATATGCAGGACGCCCTGGCCACCGACCAGATCAAACTTCTGGTCATCATCCCGCAAGGCTACACCGAACGATTCGTCCAGGCGGCACGCGAGGGAAGCGAGATGCCCAGCATGGACACGGTGACCGGCGCCAGCTCCGGCACGGCCGCCATGGCCGGCATCCAAGTCAACGGATTCCTCGACGCGGTGCGCCTCGCCCTCGCTTCGGACACGGACGCGACAATCGACGAGGCGATCGACCTCGTGGTCGAACAACAGGCCGATCTGCCGCAGGTGACGGTGCGGGCCGTAAGCGGCGACGGCGAGGCGGAGCGCAGCACCGCGACGTCGATCACCGCGTTCATCGTGGTGGCGGGCAGCATGGTCTACTCGATGATGATGGTGATGACACTGGCCGTCGGTCTGGTAGTGTCACGGTTCAATGAACCGCTCGTCCGCTCGCGGCTGGCGGCGGCACCGCAATCGTCCGCAAGTATCGGCGGCGGTGTGATGGTCGCCAGTCTGGTTGTGGCGGTGGTCGTCTGGGCGTATCATGCGGCGCTGCTGTTGGTCGTCGGTGCCGTGATGCCGGGCGGTTTGGACGCGTTGGATCCGTCTCGCATCGCCCTGTCGCTGACGTCGATGCTGGTGCTTTGCCTGACGGCATTGGCGTTCGGTTTCATGATCGGGCAGTTCTCACTGTCGTGGAACGCCACCAGTGGCGTGGCCAATGTGGCGAGCATGGTCGCGGCCTTTCTTTCCGGCGCGTGGGTTCCCTCGTCGATGATGCCCGATGTCGTGATCGCTTTGGCCAAGTTCACGCCTGGCTGGTGGTATGTGGAGTCCATCTACCAATCCTTCGGCGGACGCGACGCCGTCATCGCCGGAGCGCCTGATTTCAGCGGCTGGTGCGCATCGGTCGGCGTGCTGCTGCTGTTCTCGCTGGCCTTCGCCTCCATAGGATTGACGGTGGGCCGCGTGCGTCAGCTCAATCCCTCCGCCGCCGGTCCCGCGTTGACGCAGGTGATGTGA
- a CDS encoding MFS transporter: MSFDNYTHPHARSTAWKRQIGVVWGGEAISVLTSSILQMGFIWHIMVQTNSASMVALASAAGFLPLALIGPFTGVIVDRYPIKITLIAADLSIAAISLVALLFAIAGDLPVWMVVIALFLRAIGSSLHTPAFNSLTPMIAPPEALARLSGISQGVQSGGYIVGAALAAVIYPMFGLGAMIALDVAGALFASIAVLSARLEVGGRQEESQTAQTVAQSSLGMAAAMTRIWRESSDGLRVLRADKGLFSLLLCGFMFTLALSPISALFPVLCISHFRSGTTGAATAEMLFSIGMLVCSALIGFTGGLRSKVASVVLATAMFGAATIVGGLAGSGGFVLFLAMSFVMGFSSPLYSAPSIALIQQRISPEYLGRVFGLYGSLMAWALPIGTAVSSLFVDRVGAPVWFVGSGALMLALAAITWLIPSIRHLEHD; encoded by the coding sequence ATGTCTTTCGACAATTACACACACCCTCATGCGCGCTCAACCGCATGGAAACGTCAAATCGGCGTCGTCTGGGGTGGCGAGGCCATATCCGTACTCACCAGTTCCATTCTGCAGATGGGATTCATCTGGCATATCATGGTGCAGACGAATTCTGCCAGCATGGTCGCGTTGGCTTCGGCAGCGGGATTCCTGCCGCTGGCGCTGATCGGCCCGTTTACCGGCGTGATCGTGGACCGCTACCCCATCAAAATCACGTTGATCGCCGCCGATCTCAGCATCGCCGCCATCAGTCTTGTCGCGTTGCTGTTCGCAATCGCCGGCGATCTGCCGGTATGGATGGTGGTCATCGCCCTGTTCCTCAGAGCAATCGGCTCGTCGTTGCATACGCCGGCGTTCAACAGTCTCACTCCGATGATCGCCCCGCCCGAAGCGTTGGCCCGCTTATCCGGCATCAGCCAAGGCGTGCAGTCGGGCGGTTATATCGTCGGCGCCGCGTTGGCGGCCGTGATCTACCCGATGTTCGGATTGGGTGCGATGATCGCGCTTGACGTGGCCGGCGCTCTGTTCGCTTCGATTGCAGTGCTGTCAGCCCGTCTTGAGGTCGGCGGCAGGCAGGAGGAGTCGCAGACCGCGCAGACCGTCGCCCAATCGTCGCTCGGCATGGCGGCGGCGATGACGCGCATCTGGCGCGAATCCTCAGACGGATTGCGCGTGCTGCGTGCGGACAAGGGACTGTTCTCGCTGCTGCTGTGCGGGTTCATGTTCACGCTGGCGCTCTCCCCTATCAGCGCGTTGTTTCCGGTATTGTGCATCAGCCATTTCCGCAGCGGCACGACGGGCGCGGCCACGGCGGAGATGTTGTTCTCCATCGGCATGCTGGTGTGCAGCGCGCTGATCGGGTTCACCGGCGGATTGCGCAGCAAGGTCGCCAGCGTGGTGCTCGCCACCGCGATGTTCGGCGCGGCCACAATAGTGGGAGGATTGGCCGGCAGTGGCGGATTCGTGCTGTTCCTGGCCATGAGTTTCGTGATGGGATTCAGTTCGCCGCTGTATTCCGCGCCATCGATCGCGCTGATTCAGCAGCGGATCTCACCCGAGTATCTCGGCCGCGTGTTCGGCCTCTACGGCAGTCTGATGGCGTGGGCGCTGCCCATCGGCACGGCGGTGTCATCGCTGTTCGTCGATAGGGTCGGCGCGCCGGTCTGGTTCGTCGGCTCGGGTGCGCTGATGCTCGCCCTCGCCGCGATCACATGGCTGATTCCCAGCATCCGTCATCTTGAACACGACTAA
- a CDS encoding nucleobase:cation symporter-2 family protein: protein MSEEKKKSGISMEALTSLDAPVSFWKGIPFGLQHVMAMFVANLAPIFIVASAANMTDAQSATIIQAGLLVAGLGTCLQLYGAWRIGSRLPMVTGISFTYVAAAVAICADKGYGAVVGAVMVGGLLELVLGLTAKYWRRFVPPIVSAIVVTSIGFSLLTVGATSFGGGDGAEDFGSWQNLTLGLISLVACLAFQLLMKGTAKQLSVLFGLVVGYVVAIFMGKVDFSGFTDLAIVSVPQFMPFKPEFDWGAIISLGLLYVVSSVEVLGDTAALTKVGLNRLPTEKETAGAIAGDGLISSVSGLFGCLPLTSFAQNIGLVAMTKVVNRKVILSGGVILIVASFVPAIAEVFNSLPQSVLGGCTIMMFGNIILSGFQMISEAGYTQRNITIAALSLTIGIGFTQVSDIFVNFPALFQSIFASNCIAVAFVVAVILNAVLPSEEHFLSAPAAKEE, encoded by the coding sequence ATGTCTGAAGAGAAGAAGAAGTCCGGCATCTCGATGGAGGCGCTGACCTCCCTCGACGCCCCCGTGTCGTTCTGGAAAGGCATTCCGTTCGGCCTGCAGCACGTGATGGCGATGTTCGTCGCGAACCTCGCCCCGATTTTCATCGTCGCTTCCGCGGCGAATATGACGGACGCGCAATCCGCGACCATCATCCAGGCCGGCCTGCTGGTCGCGGGTCTGGGCACCTGCCTGCAGTTGTATGGCGCGTGGCGCATCGGCTCACGCCTGCCGATGGTGACCGGCATCTCGTTCACCTATGTGGCCGCCGCGGTCGCCATCTGCGCCGACAAGGGCTATGGCGCGGTCGTCGGCGCCGTGATGGTCGGCGGCCTCCTCGAATTGGTGTTGGGCCTGACCGCCAAGTATTGGCGTCGTTTCGTGCCGCCGATCGTCTCGGCCATCGTGGTCACCTCGATCGGCTTCTCCCTGCTGACCGTGGGCGCGACTTCCTTCGGCGGCGGCGACGGCGCCGAGGACTTCGGTTCGTGGCAGAACCTCACGCTCGGTCTGATCTCTCTGGTGGCTTGCCTCGCGTTCCAGCTACTCATGAAGGGCACCGCCAAGCAGCTGTCCGTACTGTTCGGTCTGGTGGTGGGCTATGTGGTGGCGATCTTCATGGGCAAGGTCGATTTCTCCGGCTTTACCGATCTCGCCATCGTCTCCGTGCCGCAGTTCATGCCGTTCAAGCCCGAATTCGATTGGGGCGCGATCATTTCGCTGGGTCTGCTGTACGTTGTCTCCTCGGTCGAGGTGCTGGGCGATACGGCCGCGCTGACCAAGGTGGGCCTGAACCGCCTGCCCACGGAGAAGGAGACCGCGGGCGCGATCGCGGGCGATGGTCTGATCTCCTCCGTCTCCGGTCTGTTCGGCTGCCTGCCGCTGACCTCCTTCGCGCAGAACATCGGTCTCGTGGCCATGACCAAGGTCGTCAACCGCAAGGTGATCCTCTCCGGCGGCGTGATTCTGATCGTGGCGAGCTTCGTGCCGGCCATCGCCGAAGTGTTCAACTCGCTGCCGCAGTCCGTGCTCGGCGGTTGCACGATCATGATGTTCGGCAACATCATCCTTTCAGGCTTCCAGATGATCTCCGAAGCGGGCTACACGCAGCGCAACATCACCATCGCGGCGCTTTCGCTGACCATCGGCATCGGCTTCACGCAGGTGAGCGACATCTTCGTGAACTTCCCGGCCCTGTTCCAGTCGATCTTCGCTTCGAACTGCATCGCCGTCGCCTTCGTGGTGGCCGTGATCCTCAACGCCGTCCTCCCCAGCGAGGAGCACTTCCTGAGCGCGCCAGCAGCGAAGGAAGAGTAA
- a CDS encoding xanthine phosphoribosyltransferase, whose product MKELEERIRQDGTVKPGNVLKVDAFLNHQCDVSLFDQMGAAWAEHFAGKQITKILTIEASGIGIACMAARHFGNVPVVFAKKAQSINLDGDQYTTTVYSFTKQKEFPVIVSKKYLEAGDRVLLIDDFLANGKALRGLIALCEAADASVEGIGIAVEKGFQGGGDKLREEGYDVDSLAIVESMDPETGHIEFR is encoded by the coding sequence ATGAAGGAACTCGAAGAGCGAATCCGTCAGGACGGAACGGTCAAACCGGGCAACGTGCTGAAGGTCGACGCCTTCCTTAACCACCAGTGCGACGTCTCCCTGTTCGACCAGATGGGCGCCGCATGGGCCGAGCATTTCGCCGGCAAGCAGATCACCAAGATCCTCACCATCGAGGCGTCGGGCATCGGCATCGCCTGTATGGCCGCGCGTCATTTCGGCAACGTGCCGGTCGTGTTCGCCAAAAAGGCGCAGTCGATCAATCTGGACGGCGACCAGTACACCACCACCGTGTATTCCTTCACCAAACAGAAGGAGTTCCCGGTGATCGTCTCGAAGAAGTATCTCGAGGCGGGCGATCGCGTGCTGCTTATCGACGACTTCCTGGCCAACGGCAAGGCGCTGCGCGGTCTGATCGCGCTGTGCGAGGCGGCGGATGCGAGCGTCGAGGGCATCGGCATCGCCGTGGAGAAGGGATTCCAGGGCGGCGGCGACAAGCTGCGTGAGGAGGGCTACGACGTCGATTCGCTGGCCATCGTCGAATCCATGGATCCCGAGACCGGTCATATCGAGTTCCGCTGA
- a CDS encoding ATP-dependent helicase, with protein MQQDPDVIARTAEELVGDLNPQQGEAVQYQGPALLIGAGAGSGKTRVLTRRIAWILSQFGAWPSQILAITFTNKAAAEMRERLATLIGPVAQRMWVSTFHSACVRILRRDGQSIGLKSGFSIYDSADSERLIKIIATEFNLDVKRYTPRSILGKISDLKNNLTGWQEYLAVHAPDFTPGQRGYQFGHAGDLEAIHAVLYAEYEHRLGLANAVDFDDLIGRTVELLRKDPQVADYYHHRFRYILVDEYQDTNHAQYVLVRELAGVDARESADATPGGNGRFAGKTGPAWITVVGDSDQSIYAFRGADIRNIQDFEQDFPNAKTIMLEQNYRSTQTILDAANAVITNNEGRKPKKLWTAMGKGEPIVGYAADNAQQEAVWVAGEIARLHAEEGIAYSDMAIMYRANAQSRSLEEALINGGEPYQLVGGTKFYERREVKDALAYLQALVNPDDDVNLRRILNVPKRGLGDRAEAILLAYAREHGASFFYALMHVDEIQDMPTRTANQLRAFRDLMASLSQFTRAHDAKPSEVVAEVLDKSGLRADLEKSVDPQDASRLENLSQLQSTAAEFEQKTPDATLAGFLETTALVADSDQLPDEGEDSGKVTLMTLHTAKGLEYPVVFLTGMEQGTFPHSRAMEDISELSEERRLAYVGITRAKRRLYVTRAAVRSQWGQASDMMPSQFLDEIPDELIDWKRREAGVERMRGAWGRDEFDDDFGGWDDDFSSGATFGGSGSSYGSSYGSSYGSGSRYGSSYGSGSSSYGSGSRYGGSSRSGSGSYGGSSYGSGSNGRSYGSGSGSRSYGSSGSRYGSGSGSSYGSGRLGSGSSYGGTRGGKVTTRRVAPKSGGSSAQPVSSLDKDNQLNIADFSIGDKVTHDKFGLGTVVDLQDKGRNSVITVDFGSAGTKRLMLRVAPIEKL; from the coding sequence GTGCAGCAGGATCCCGATGTCATCGCACGCACCGCCGAGGAACTCGTGGGCGACCTCAATCCGCAGCAGGGCGAGGCCGTGCAATACCAAGGCCCGGCGCTGTTAATCGGCGCGGGCGCGGGTTCGGGCAAAACCCGCGTGCTCACCCGCCGCATCGCCTGGATCCTCAGCCAATTCGGCGCATGGCCCAGCCAGATCCTCGCCATCACCTTCACCAACAAAGCCGCCGCCGAAATGCGCGAACGCCTCGCCACCCTGATCGGGCCGGTCGCCCAACGCATGTGGGTGTCGACCTTCCATTCGGCCTGCGTGCGCATCCTGCGCCGCGACGGCCAGTCCATCGGACTCAAATCGGGCTTCTCCATCTACGATTCCGCCGATTCGGAACGCCTGATCAAAATCATCGCCACCGAATTCAATCTGGACGTCAAGCGCTACACCCCACGCTCCATCCTGGGCAAGATCTCCGACCTGAAGAACAATCTGACCGGATGGCAGGAATACCTCGCCGTGCACGCCCCGGACTTCACGCCCGGCCAACGCGGCTACCAGTTCGGCCACGCCGGCGATCTGGAGGCCATCCACGCGGTCCTCTACGCCGAATACGAGCATCGTCTGGGATTGGCCAACGCCGTCGACTTCGACGACCTGATCGGCCGTACCGTCGAACTGCTGCGCAAGGACCCGCAGGTGGCCGACTATTACCACCACCGTTTCCGCTACATCCTCGTCGACGAGTATCAGGACACCAACCACGCCCAATACGTGCTGGTGCGCGAACTCGCCGGAGTGGACGCGCGCGAATCCGCGGACGCCACGCCCGGCGGCAACGGACGGTTCGCCGGCAAAACCGGCCCCGCGTGGATCACCGTCGTGGGCGACTCCGACCAGTCCATCTACGCCTTCCGCGGCGCCGACATCCGCAACATCCAGGACTTCGAGCAGGACTTCCCCAACGCGAAAACCATCATGCTCGAACAGAACTACCGCTCCACGCAAACCATCCTCGACGCGGCCAACGCCGTCATCACCAACAACGAGGGACGCAAACCGAAGAAACTGTGGACAGCCATGGGCAAAGGCGAGCCGATCGTGGGCTACGCGGCCGACAACGCGCAGCAGGAGGCCGTATGGGTGGCGGGCGAGATCGCGCGCCTGCACGCCGAGGAAGGCATCGCCTACTCCGACATGGCCATTATGTACCGCGCCAACGCGCAGTCGCGCTCGCTGGAAGAGGCACTGATCAACGGGGGAGAGCCCTACCAGCTGGTCGGCGGCACGAAGTTCTACGAACGCAGGGAGGTCAAGGACGCGCTGGCCTATCTGCAGGCGCTCGTCAACCCCGACGACGACGTGAACCTGCGCCGCATTCTCAACGTGCCCAAGCGCGGACTCGGCGACCGGGCCGAGGCCATTCTGCTCGCCTATGCGCGCGAGCACGGTGCCAGCTTCTTCTACGCGCTGATGCATGTGGACGAGATCCAGGACATGCCCACGCGCACCGCCAACCAGTTGCGGGCCTTCCGCGACCTGATGGCCTCGCTTTCGCAGTTCACCCGCGCGCATGACGCCAAACCCAGCGAGGTCGTGGCCGAAGTGCTCGACAAGTCGGGTCTGCGCGCCGACTTGGAGAAGTCCGTCGATCCACAGGACGCCTCGCGCCTGGAGAACCTCTCCCAGCTGCAATCCACGGCGGCGGAATTCGAGCAGAAAACCCCGGACGCCACGCTGGCGGGCTTTCTGGAGACCACGGCGCTGGTGGCCGATTCCGACCAGCTGCCCGACGAGGGCGAGGATTCCGGCAAGGTCACGCTGATGACCCTGCACACCGCGAAGGGCCTGGAATACCCGGTGGTGTTCCTCACCGGCATGGAGCAGGGCACCTTCCCTCATTCGCGCGCCATGGAGGATATCAGCGAATTGTCCGAGGAACGCCGTCTCGCCTACGTGGGCATCACGCGCGCCAAGCGGCGACTGTATGTGACGCGCGCGGCCGTGCGCTCCCAGTGGGGGCAGGCCAGCGACATGATGCCCAGCCAGTTCCTCGATGAGATTCCCGACGAGCTGATCGACTGGAAGCGGCGCGAGGCCGGCGTGGAGCGTATGCGCGGCGCGTGGGGACGCGACGAGTTCGACGATGATTTCGGAGGCTGGGACGACGACTTCTCCTCCGGAGCGACCTTCGGCGGCTCCGGCTCCTCGTATGGTTCGTCCTATGGCTCGTCATACGGGTCGGGTTCCCGATACGGTTCGTCGTATGGTTCGGGATCGTCATCGTATGGCTCCGGCTCGCGATACGGCGGCTCCAGCCGTTCCGGCTCCGGCTCGTATGGAGGCTCGTCGTATGGTTCCGGCTCGAACGGCCGTTCCTACGGATCGGGTTCCGGCTCGCGTTCGTATGGGTCCTCCGGTTCCCGATACGGTTCCGGTTCGGGCTCGTCCTATGGTTCCGGACGCTTGGGTTCCGGCTCCTCGTATGGCGGTACGCGCGGCGGCAAGGTGACCACGCGCCGCGTCGCTCCGAAGTCCGGCGGTTCGTCCGCGCAGCCTGTGTCTTCGCTGGATAAGGACAACCAGCTGAACATCGCCGATTTTTCAATCGGTGACAAGGTGACGCACGACAAGTTCGGCCTCGGCACCGTCGTCGACCTGCAGGACAAGGGCCGCAATTCGGTGATCACCGTCGACTTCGGCTCCGCCGGCACCAAACGTCTCATGCTTCGCGTAGCACCGATCGAAAAACTCTAA
- a CDS encoding DUF4418 family protein: MKNKLIASLPAIILGALTAIAPQTFAHACAGHDVPGACHYSALAASGVGVVIALLGVASLFVGTRERIGLNIAVVINALLVLAIPTVLIGVCQGAMMHCRMVMLPTLMVLGALTIVFAAIALVMDAKSTNAAATRVR, from the coding sequence ATGAAGAACAAGCTGATCGCATCCCTGCCCGCCATCATCCTCGGCGCGCTGACCGCCATCGCCCCGCAGACCTTCGCGCACGCCTGCGCCGGCCATGACGTTCCCGGCGCCTGCCATTACTCGGCGCTGGCGGCCAGCGGCGTCGGCGTCGTCATCGCCCTGCTCGGCGTGGCCTCCCTGTTCGTCGGCACGCGCGAACGCATCGGACTGAACATCGCCGTCGTGATCAACGCGCTGCTGGTGCTCGCCATCCCCACCGTGCTGATCGGCGTATGCCAGGGAGCGATGATGCACTGCCGTATGGTGATGCTGCCCACGCTGATGGTTCTCGGCGCGCTCACCATCGTGTTCGCCGCCATCGCCCTGGTCATGGACGCGAAGTCCACCAACGCCGCCGCCACGCGGGTGCGCTGA
- a CDS encoding ABC transporter permease translates to MPHITLGRLPFENLKRKPFRTAALLVIVTMLSATFFGGAMLALNLNAGLDSMQKRLGADLMVVPQNTGAKAEALLTSSTSSTFYFTNDIDSLVSKADGIAQSTVQTYISSLTADCCDEQVQIIGFNPATDFVIEPWITSEYDQTLETGQVIAGANINVSTSGTIKLYDHEFPVAAQLATTGTSLDNSVFVNQETIPRIVGYSAQVGHPAIPEEYADTAVSAVLIKVADGYSAEQVADNITEASGLDGLGYVYPGGITATTKTNLSAIVGYVALFLAAFWVMGVVVLLAVFSSSTNERKREFASLRIMGATRGTLVGLIVKESALLGLIGGLIGIALASLVIFPFSTLIGRQLQLPYLQVGVPTTLGLMAAGLVFAVVTGMIASVASAYRLSKPETYLMLREGE, encoded by the coding sequence ATGCCGCACATCACCTTGGGCAGGCTGCCCTTCGAGAATCTCAAACGCAAACCGTTCCGCACGGCCGCGTTGTTGGTGATCGTCACCATGCTCTCCGCCACGTTCTTCGGCGGCGCGATGCTGGCATTGAACCTCAACGCAGGCCTTGACAGCATGCAGAAGCGTCTGGGTGCCGACCTCATGGTGGTGCCGCAGAACACCGGCGCCAAAGCCGAGGCGCTGCTCACCAGCTCCACCTCCAGCACCTTCTATTTCACCAACGACATCGACTCATTGGTGAGCAAAGCCGACGGCATCGCGCAATCCACCGTGCAGACGTACATCTCCTCGCTCACCGCCGACTGCTGCGACGAACAGGTGCAGATCATCGGATTCAATCCCGCCACCGACTTCGTCATCGAACCGTGGATCACCTCGGAATACGACCAGACGTTGGAGACGGGCCAGGTGATCGCCGGCGCGAACATCAACGTGTCCACGTCCGGCACCATCAAACTCTACGACCACGAGTTCCCGGTGGCCGCGCAACTGGCCACCACCGGCACCAGCCTCGACAATTCCGTCTTCGTCAATCAGGAGACGATCCCGCGCATCGTGGGATATTCGGCCCAAGTGGGACATCCCGCGATTCCCGAGGAATACGCCGACACGGCCGTCTCCGCCGTGCTGATCAAAGTGGCCGACGGATATTCGGCCGAACAGGTGGCCGACAACATCACCGAGGCCTCCGGACTCGACGGCCTGGGATACGTGTATCCGGGCGGCATCACCGCCACCACGAAGACGAATCTGAGCGCGATCGTCGGCTACGTCGCCCTGTTCCTCGCGGCCTTCTGGGTGATGGGCGTGGTCGTGCTGCTCGCCGTGTTCTCCTCGTCCACCAACGAACGCAAACGCGAATTCGCGTCGCTGCGCATCATGGGGGCGACCCGCGGCACGCTGGTGGGGCTGATCGTCAAGGAATCCGCCTTGCTGGGACTTATCGGCGGCTTGATCGGCATCGCGCTCGCCTCGCTGGTGATCTTCCCGTTCAGCACGCTGATCGGCCGCCAGCTGCAACTGCCGTACCTACAGGTCGGCGTGCCTACCACGCTTGGCCTGATGGCGGCCGGACTTGTGTTCGCCGTGGTCACCGGCATGATCGCTTCGGTGGCGTCCGCCTACCGTTTGTCGAAACCGGAGACCTATCTCATGCTCAGGGAGGGGGAGTGA
- a CDS encoding ABC transporter ATP-binding protein has translation MDQTRATASATTMQDHETPLLAIHDLTREFKRRGEAFAAVDHVDLTVDAGEFIAIVGRSGNGKSTLLNLITGLLKPTSGSVTLDGRDVASLSDREISALRNTVIGFVPQSHTLLGNLTVLDNVILPAVLGGGGKAPVGRDPSTALGMTDDDGSLVIPSEAEESFAKTGDGSSVIPSEVEEFSETQVDPDMPDVIAPMHAAESHASEADPLVDRATELLTRLGVADLSACYPKELSGGEMRRVSIARALMNDPKLLIADEPTGDLDAESTAIVMHLLRETADRGTAVLMVTHDPDALAYVDRRYRMDRGALVLERSV, from the coding sequence ATGGACCAGACGCGCGCGACGGCCTCAGCCACAACGATGCAGGATCACGAAACGCCTTTACTTGCGATACACGATCTGACCCGCGAATTCAAACGCCGAGGTGAGGCCTTCGCCGCCGTCGACCATGTGGATCTCACCGTGGACGCCGGCGAATTCATCGCGATCGTCGGACGTTCCGGCAACGGCAAAAGCACGCTGCTCAATCTCATCACCGGATTATTGAAGCCCACCAGCGGTTCGGTGACATTGGACGGGCGTGACGTGGCCTCGCTTTCCGACCGTGAGATCTCGGCCCTGCGCAACACGGTCATCGGATTCGTGCCGCAGAGCCATACGCTGCTCGGCAACCTCACCGTGCTCGACAATGTGATCCTGCCCGCCGTGCTGGGTGGCGGAGGCAAGGCTCCGGTGGGAAGAGATCCCTCGACTGCGCTCGGGATGACGGATGATGATGGTTCTCTCGTCATTCCGAGCGAAGCCGAGGAATCCTTTGCCAAGACGGGGGATGGTTCCTCCGTCATTCCGAGCGAAGTCGAGGAATTTTCCGAAACGCAGGTCGATCCGGACATGCCCGACGTTATTGCGCCGATGCACGCCGCCGAATCCCACGCAAGCGAAGCCGACCCTCTGGTCGACCGTGCGACGGAGTTGCTCACCCGCCTGGGCGTGGCCGATCTGTCCGCCTGCTATCCGAAGGAACTCTCCGGAGGCGAGATGCGGCGCGTCTCCATCGCCCGCGCGCTGATGAACGATCCCAAACTGCTGATCGCCGACGAACCGACCGGCGATCTCGACGCGGAAAGCACCGCCATCGTCATGCATCTGCTGCGCGAAACCGCGGACCGGGGCACCGCCGTGCTCATGGTCACGCACGATCCCGACGCGCTGGCCTACGTCGACCGCCGCTATCGCATGGACCGGGGCGCTCTTGTGCTGGAGCGGTCGGTATGA
- the rpsD gene encoding 30S ribosomal protein S4 codes for MTNVQRSRRQVRLSRALGIALTPKAQRIFEKRPYAPGEHGRTRRRTESDYAVRLREKQRLRAQYGVSEKQLRASYEKATRTAGQTGNAMLQDLEVRLDNLVLRSGFARTTAQARQFVVHRHILVDGNIVDRPSYRVKPGQTIQVKAKSQTMVPFQIAAEGVHRDVLPQVPGYLDVNLASLKATLTRKPEAEEVPVQVNIQYVVEFYAR; via the coding sequence ATGACGAACGTTCAGCGTTCCCGCCGTCAGGTGCGTCTTTCCCGCGCCCTGGGCATCGCACTGACCCCCAAGGCTCAGCGCATCTTCGAGAAGCGTCCGTACGCCCCCGGCGAGCACGGCCGCACCCGCCGCCGCACCGAGTCCGATTACGCGGTGCGTCTGCGCGAGAAGCAGCGTCTGCGCGCCCAGTACGGCGTCTCCGAGAAGCAGCTGCGCGCCTCCTACGAGAAGGCGACCCGCACCGCCGGCCAGACCGGTAACGCCATGCTGCAGGATCTCGAGGTCCGCCTCGACAACCTGGTGCTGCGCTCCGGCTTCGCCCGCACGACCGCCCAGGCCCGTCAGTTCGTGGTGCACCGTCACATCCTCGTCGACGGCAACATCGTGGACCGCCCGTCCTACCGCGTCAAGCCCGGCCAGACCATCCAGGTGAAGGCCAAGAGCCAGACCATGGTGCCGTTCCAGATCGCCGCCGAAGGCGTGCATCGCGACGTGCTGCCCCAGGTTCCCGGCTATCTCGACGTGAACCTCGCCTCCCTGAAGGCCACCCTGACCCGCAAGCCGGAAGCCGAAGAGGTGCCGGTGCAGGTCAACATCCAGTACGTGGTCGAATTCTACGCTCGCTGA